One Capricornis sumatraensis isolate serow.1 chromosome 8, serow.2, whole genome shotgun sequence genomic region harbors:
- the CHD3 gene encoding chromodomain-helicase-DNA-binding protein 3 — protein sequence MASPLRDEEEEEEEMVVSEEEDEEEEEGDEEEEVEAADEDYEEDDDEGVLGRGPGHDRGRDRHSPPGCHLFPPPPPPPPLPPPPPPPPPDKDDIRLLPSTLGVKKRKRGPKKQKENKPGKPRKRKKLDSEEEFGSERDEYREKSESGGSEYGTGPGRKRRRKHREKKEKKTKRRKKGEGEGGQKQVEQKSSATLLLTWGLEDVEHVFSEEDYHTLTNYKAFSQFMRPLIAKKNPKIPMSKMMTILGAKWREFSANNPFKGSAAAVAAAAAAAAAAVAEQVSAAVSSATPIAPSGPPALPPPPAADIQPLPIRRAKTKEGKGPGHKRRSKSPRVPDGRKKLRGKKMAPLKIKLGLLGGKRKKGGSYVLQSDEGPEPEAEESDLDSGSVHSASGRPDGPIRTKKLKRGRPGRKKKKVLGCPAVAGEEEIDGYETDHQDYCEVCQQGGEIILCDTCPRAYHLVCLDPELDRAPEGKWSCPHCEKEGVQWEAKEEEEDYEEEGEEEGEKEEEDDHMEYCRVCKDGGELLCCDACISSYHIHCLNPPLPDIPNGEWLCPRCTCPVLKGRVQKILHWRWGEPPVAVPAPQQADGNPDAPPPRPLQGRSEREFFVKWVGLSYWHCSWAKELQLEIFHLVMYRNYQRKNDMDEPPPLDYGSGEDDGKSDKRKVKDPHYAEMEEKYYRFGIKPEWMTVHRIINHSVDKKGNYHYLVKWRDLPYDQSTWEEDEMNIPEYEDHKQSYWRHRELIMGEDPAQPRKYKKKKKELQGDGPPSSPTNDPTVKYETQPRFITATGGTLHMYQLEGLNWLRFSWAQGTDTILADEMGLGKTIQTIVFLYSLYKEGHTKGPFLVSAPLSTIINWEREFQMWAPKFYVVTYTGDKDSRAIIRENEFSFEDNAIKGGKKAFKMKREAQVKFHVLLTSYELITIDQAALGSIRWACLVVDEAHRLKNNQSKFFRVLNGYKIDHKLLLTGTPLQNNLEELFHLLNFLTPERFNNLEGFLEEFADISKEDQIKKLHDLLGPHMLRRLKADVFKNMPAKTELIVRVELSPMQKKYYKYILTRNFEALNSRGGGNQVSLLNIMMDLKKCCNHPYLFPVAAMESPKLPSGAYEGGALIKASGKLMLLQKMLRKLKEQGHRVLIFSQMTKMLDLLEDFLDYEGYKYERIDGGITGALRQEAIDRFNAPGAQQFCFLLSTRAGGLGINLATADTVIIFDSDWNPHNDIQAFSRAHRIGQANKVMIYRFVTRASVEERITQVAKRKMMLTHLVVRPGLGSKAGSMSKQELDDILKFGTEELFKDENEGENKEEDSSVIHYDNEAIARLLDRNQDATEDTDVQNMNEYLSSFKVAQYVVREEDKIEEIEREIIKQEENVDPDYWEKLLRHHYEQQQEDLARNLGKGKRVRKQVNYNDAAQEDQDNQSEYSVGSEEEDEDFDERPEGRRQSKRQLRNEKDKPLPPLLARVGGNIEVLGFNTRQRKAFLNAVMRWGMPPQDAFTTQWLVRDLRGKTEKEFKAYVSLFMRHLCEPGADGSETFADGVPREGLSRQQVLTRIGVMSLVKKKVQEFEHINGRWSMPELMPDPSADSKRSSRASSPTKTSPTTPEASAANSPCTSKPATPAPSEKGDGIRTPLEKDEAENQEEKPEKNSRIGEKMETEADTPSPAPSLGERLEPRKMPLEDEVPGVPGEMEPEPGYRGDREKSATESTPGERGEEKPMDGQEHRERPEGETGDLGKREDVKGDRELRSGPPRDEPRSNGRREEKAEKPRFMFNIADGGFTELHTLWQNEERAAISSGKLNEIWHRRHDYWLLAGIVLHGYARWQDIQNDAQFAIINEPFKTEANKGNFLEMKNKFLARRFKLLEQALVIEEQLRRAAYLNLSQEPAHPAMALHARFAEAECLAESHQHLSKESLAGNKPANAVLHKVLNQLEELLSDMKADVTRLPATLSRIPPIAARLQMSERSILSRLASKGTEPHPTPAFPPGPYATPPGYGAAFSAAPVGALAAAGANYSQMPAGSFITAATNGPPVLVKKEKEMVGALVADGLDRKEPRTGEVICIDD from the exons ATGGCTTCCCCTCTGagggacgaggaggaggaggaggaggagatggtggTGTCGGAGGAGGAAGacgaggaggaagaagagggcgacgaggaggaggaggtggaggcggCCGACGAGGACTACGAGGAGGACGACGACGAGGGAGTACTCGGGCGCGGGCCGGGCCACGACCGGGGCCGCGACCGCCACAGCCCCCCCGGCTGCCACCTcttcccgccgccgccgccgccgccgccactgcccccgccgccgccgcccccgccgccag ATAAGGATGACATTCGACTGCTGCCTTCAACATTGGGCGTGAAGAAGAGAAAGCGAGGACCTAAGAAACAGAAGGAGAACAAGCCAGGAAAGCCCCGGAAACGCAAGAAGCTT GACAGCGAGGAGGAATTTGGCTCTGAGCGAGATGAGTACCGGGAGAAGTCAGAGAGTGGAGGCAGTGAATATGGAACCGGACCAGGTCGGAAACGGAGACGGAAGCACcgagaaaaaaaggagaagaagacaaaGAGGCGGAaaaaaggggagggagagggggggcAAAAG CAAGTGGAACAGAAGTCATCAGCAACCCTACTTCTGACCTGGGGCCTGGAGGACGTGGAACATGTGTTCTCCGAGGAAGATTACCACACACTCACCAACTACAAAGCCTTCAGCCAATTCATGAG GCCCCTGATTGCTAAGAAGAATCCTAAGATCCCAATGTCTAAGATGATGACCATTCTCGGGGCCAAGTGGAGAGAGTTCAGCGCCAACAACCCCTTCAAGGGGTCGGCGGCTGCTgtggcagcagcagcggcagccgcGGCAGCAGCTGTAGCTGAGCAGGTGTCAGCCGCTGTCTCCTCGGCCACCCCCATAGCACCTTCCGGACCCCCTGCCCTTCCACCACCCCCTGCTGCTGATATCCAGCCCCTACCCATCCGAAGAGCCAAAACCAAAGAGGGCAAAG GTCCAGGCCACAAGCGGCGGAGTAAGAGCCCCCGAGTGCCTGACGGACGCAAGAAGCTTAGGGGAAAGAAGATGGCACCACTCAAAATCAAGCTAGGGCTGCTGGGTGGCAAGAGAAAGAAGGGTGGCTCG TATGTTTTGCAGAGTGACGAGGGCCCCGAACCGGAAGCCGAGGAATCAGACCTGGACAGCGGCAGTGTCCACAGTGCCTCAGGCCGCCCCGATGGCCCCATCCGCACCAAGAAACTAAAACGAGGCCGgccaggaaggaagaagaagaagg TTCTGGGCTGTCCCGCTgtggctggggaggaggagatTGACGGCTACGAGACAGATCACCAGGATTACTGTGAGGTGTGCCAGCAGGGTGGGGAGATCATTCTGTGTGACACCTGCCCTCGTGCCTACCACCTCGTCTGCCTTGATCCTGAGCTTGACCGGGCTCCTGAGGGCAAGTGGAGCTGCCCTCACTGT GAGAAGGAGGGGGTCCAGTGGGAagccaaggaggaggaggaagactatgaagaggagggggaggaggaaggggagaaggaggaagaagatgaCCACATGGAGTATTGCCGCGTGTGCAAGGATGGCGGGGAGCTGCTGTGCTGCGACGCCTGCATCTCCTCCTACCACATCCACTGTCTGAACCCCCCGCTGCCCGACATCCCCAACGGCGAATGGCTGTGTCCCCGATGCACC TGTCCTGTGCTGAAAGGCCGTGTGCAGAAGATCCTGCACTGGCGGTGGGGGGAGCCACCTGTGGCCGTGCCAGCCCCCCAGCAGGCAGACGGGAATCCGGATGCCCCACCTCCACGACCTCTTCAAGGCAGATCCGAGCGAGAGTTCTTTGTCAAGTGGGTGGGCCTGTCCTACTGGCACTGCTCCTGGGCCAAGGAGCTGCAG CTGGAAATCTTCCACTTGGTGATGTACCGAAACTACCAACGGAAGAATGACATGGATGAGCCCCCACCCCTGGACTATGGCTCTGGTGAGGACGACGGCAAGAGTGACAAGCGCAAGGTGAAGGACCCGCACTATGCCGAGATGGAGGAGAAGTACTATCGTTTTGGCATCAAGCCAGAGTGGATGACCGTCCACCGGATCATCAACCACAG TGTGGATAAAAAGGGGAATTACCACTATCTAGTGAAATGGAGGGACTTGCCCTATGACCAGTCCACATGGGAGGAAGATGAAATGAACATCCCTGAATATGAAGACCACAAGCAGAGCTACTGGAGACACCG AGAACTAATTATGGGGGAGGATCCTGCTCAGCCCCGCAAgtataagaagaagaagaaggagctgCAGGGTGATGGGCCTCCCAGTTCTCCTACTAACGAT CCTACAGTGAAATATGAGACTCAGCCACGCTTCATCACAGCCACAGGAGGCACACTACACATGTATCAGCTGGAGGGATTGAACTGGCTACGCTTCTCATGGGCCCAGGGCACTGATACCATTCTGGCTGATGAAATGGGGCTGGGCAAGACCATACAAACCATCGTCTTCCTCTACTCACTCTATAAGGAG GGCCACACAAAGGGTCCCTTCCTGGTGAGTGCCCCGCTGTCCACCATCATCAACTGGGAGCGGGAGTTCCAGATGTGGGCACCCAAGTTCTATGTAGTAACATACACGGGTGACAAGGACAGCCGAGCCATCATTCGTGAGAATGAGTTTTCCTTTGAAGACAACGCCATCAAAGGTGGCAAGAAAGCTTTTAAGATGAAG AGGGAGGCACAGGTGAAGTTCCATGTTCTCCTGACATCATATGAGCTGATCACCATTGATCAGGCAGCTCTCGGCTCCATCCGCTGGGCCTGTCTCGTGGTGGATGAGGCCCATCGGCTCAAGAACAACCAGTCCAAG TTTTTCAGGGTCCTCAATGGCTACAAGATAGATCATAAGTTGCTGCTGACAGGGACTCCATTGCAGAATAATCTGGAGGAGCTCTTCCATCTACTGAACTTCCTCACCCCAGAGAGGTTTAA CAacctggagggcttcctggaggagtttGCTGACATATCCAAAGAAGACCAAATTAAGAAACTTCATGACTTGCTGGGGCCACACATGCTGCGGAGGCTCAAGGCAGATGTCTTTAAGAACATGCCAGCCAAAACAGAGCTCATCGTTCGCGTGGAGCTGAGCCCCATGCAGAA GAAATACTACAAATACATCCTGACCCGAAATTTTGAGGCCTTGAATTCACGAGGTGGTGGGAACCAGGTGTCGCTGCTGAACATCATGATGGATCTTAAGAAGTGCTGCAACCATCCGTACCTCTTTCCTGTGGCTGCTATG GAGTCCCCCAAACTTCCCAGTGGGGCTTATGAGGGTGGGGCACTTATTAAGGCGTCTGGGAAGCTCATGCTGCTGCAGAAGATGCTGCGAAAGCTGAAGGAGCAAGGACACAGAGTGCTCATCTTCTCGCAG aTGACCAAAATGTTAGACTTACTGGAGGACTTCTTAGACTATGAAGGCTACAAGTATGAGCGCATCGATGGCGGCATCACTGGTGCCCTGAGGCAGGAGGCCATTGACCGCTTCAATG CTCCTGGGGCCCAACAATTCTGTTTCCTCCTGTCCACCCGGGCCGGGGGCCTGGGCATCAATCTGGCCACTGCTGACACTGTCATCATCTTCGATTCAGACTGGAATCCCCATAATGATATCCAG GCCTTCAGCCGCGCTCATCGGATCGGCCAGGCCAACAAAGTGATGATTTACCGGTTTGTGACTCGTGCCTCTGTGGAAGAGCGAATCACACAGGTGGCCaagagaaagatgatgctgacaCATCTGGTGGTGCGGCCCGGGCTGGGCTCCAAGGCGGGCTCCATGTCCAAGCAGGAGCTGGATGACATCCTCAAATTTGGTACTGAGGAGCTATTTAAGGATGAAAATGAGG GTGAGAACAAGGAGGAGGACAGCAGTGTGATTCACTATGACAACGAGGCCATTGCTCGGCTCTTGGACCGGAACCAGGATGCAACTGAGGACACTGACGTACAGAACATGAACGAGTATCTCAGCTCCTTCAAGGTGGCCCAGTATGTGGTGCGGGAAGAAGACAAG ATTGAGGAAATTGAACGAGAGATCATCAAGCAGGAAGAGAACGTCGACCCCGACTACTGGGAGAAGCTGCTGCGGCACCACTATGAGCAACAGCAGGAAGACCTGGCGCGGAACCTCGGCAAGGGCAAGCGGGTCCGCAAGCAGGTCAACTACAATGACGCTGCTCAGGAGGACCAAG ATAATCAGTCAGAATACTCAGTGGGATCAGAAGAGGAGGATGAAGACTTTGATGAGCGTCCTGAAG GGCGTCGACAGTCAAAGAGGCAGCTTCGGAATGAAAAGGATAAGCCACTGCCTCCACTGCTGGCTCGAGTTGGGGGCAACATCGAG GTACTGGGATTCAACACCCGTCAGCGTAAGGCCTTCCTCAATGCGGTGATGCGCTGGGGCATGCCCCCGCAGGACGCCTTCACCACCCAGTGGCTGGTGCGGGACCTCAGAGGCAAGACTGAGAAAGAGTTCAA GGCCTATGTGTCTTTGTTCATGCGCCATCTCTGTGAGCCCGGGGCGGACGGCTCTGAAACCTTTGCTGACGGAGTCCCTCGGGAGGGGCTGAGTCGCCAGCAAGTGTTGACCCGCATTGGAGTCATGTCTCTCGTCAAGAAAAAG GTACAGGAGTTCGAGCACATCAATGGGCGCTGGTCTATGCCAGAGCTGATGCCTGACCCCAGTGCTGACTCCAAGCGCTCCTCCAGAGCCTCCTCTCCTACCAAAACATCTCCCACCACTCCTGAGGCCTCGGCTGCAAACAGCCCTTGCACCTCGAAACCTG CTACTCCAGCTCCCAGTGAGAAAGGAGATGGCATAAGGACACCTCTGGAGAAGGATGAAGCAGAAAACCAGGAGGAGAAGCCAGAAAAGAATAGCAGGATTGGGGAGAAGATGGAGACAGAG GCTGatacccccagcccagccccatccctgggagaGCGGCTAGAGCCAAGGAAGATGCCTCTAGAGGATGAGGTGCCAGGGGTACCTGGAGAGATGGAGCCTGAACCTGGGTACCGGGGGGACAGAGAGAAGTCAG CCACAGAGTCGACGCCAGGAGAGAGGGGGGAGGAGAAGCCGATGGATGGACAGGAACACAGGGAGAGGCCGGAGGGGGAGACAGGGGATTTGGGCAAGAGAG AAGATGTGAAAGGGGACCGGGAGCTTCGGTCTGGGCCTCCTCGAGATGAGCCACGGTCCAATGGGCGACGTgaggagaaggcagagaaacCGCGGTTCATGTTCAACATTGCAGATGGTGGCTTCACAG AGCTTCACACGCTGTGGCAGAATGAGGAGCGGGCGGCTATTTCCTCCGGGAAACTCAACGAGATCTGGCACCGAAGACACGACTATTGGCTCCTGGCTGGGATTGTCCT CCATGGATATGCACGGTGGCAGGACATCCAGAATGATGCTCAGTTTGCCATTATCAATGAGCCATTTAAAACTGAAGCCAATAAGGGGAACTTTCtggagatgaaaaataaattcctGGCCCGGAGATTCAAG CTCCTGGAGCAGGCGCTGGTGATTGAGGAGCAGCTGCGGCGGGCGGCCTACCTGAACCTATCACAGGAGCCGGCGCACCCCGCCATGGCCCTCCACGCCCGCTTCGCCGAGGCCGAGTGCCTGGCCGAGAGCCACCAGCACCTCTCCAAGGAGTCGCTGGCGGGGAACAAGCCGGCCAACGCCGTCCTGCACAAGG